A region from the Achromobacter seleniivolatilans genome encodes:
- a CDS encoding response regulator transcription factor gives MTIIIVDDHGDWRDTIAEYIHDLGLDKAILTAGSLAELDQLLLTVTPGILVLDAMLPDGDGLTRVSHLRTTYPSMGIIMLTGRLLSEDKVSGLSLGADHYLTKPVNLAELGATLVSLSRRLRVVPPADADDAESDAWRFDPARRVLISPKLIRVDITDTECRLIGALIQAAPLPLSRTRLVEALGASAEAYDTHRLDAHMHRLRRKLRAQAGGDMGIRTVYGVGYVCTTPVQIVGNSKN, from the coding sequence GTGACTATCATCATTGTTGATGACCACGGGGACTGGCGCGACACCATCGCCGAATACATCCATGACCTCGGACTGGACAAGGCGATACTTACCGCCGGATCGCTGGCCGAGCTGGATCAGCTGCTGCTGACCGTGACGCCAGGCATTCTGGTGCTGGACGCCATGCTGCCCGATGGCGATGGCCTGACCCGTGTATCGCATCTGCGCACCACGTACCCGTCCATGGGCATCATCATGCTGACGGGCCGCCTGCTCAGTGAAGACAAGGTGTCCGGCTTGAGCCTGGGCGCCGATCACTACCTGACCAAACCCGTCAATCTGGCCGAACTGGGCGCGACGCTGGTGTCCCTGTCACGCCGCTTGCGCGTGGTGCCCCCCGCTGACGCGGACGACGCAGAGTCCGATGCCTGGCGCTTCGATCCTGCCCGCCGCGTCCTGATTTCGCCCAAGCTGATACGGGTGGACATCACGGACACCGAATGCCGGCTGATCGGCGCGCTGATTCAAGCCGCGCCCTTGCCTCTGTCACGCACACGCCTGGTGGAAGCGCTGGGCGCCAGCGCCGAGGCCTACGACACGCACCGGCTTGATGCGCACATGCACCGCCTGCGCCGCAAACTGCGTGCCCAGGCGGGCGGTGACATGGGCATCCGCACCGTCTACGGTGTGGGTTACGTGTGCACCACTCCCGTCCAGATCGTTGGCAATTCCAAGAACTGA
- a CDS encoding GNAT family N-acetyltransferase produces MLPPLQPVTLQGDIVRLEPMSAHHAQALADAGLHPELWRLQPEPMTSLADMQRYVDRALAGQQEGSCLPFVIVQQSTGAIIGTTRYMDIALTHKRLEIGATWLTPSSQKSGANTEAKFLLLQHAFDTIGIIRVVFKTELSNTQSRQAILRIGGVEEGVFRKHLIAQSGRTRDMVYFAILDEDWPSVKARLQARLHRPR; encoded by the coding sequence ATGCTGCCACCGCTGCAACCTGTCACCCTGCAAGGCGATATTGTCCGTTTGGAACCCATGTCCGCGCATCACGCGCAAGCTTTGGCGGATGCCGGCCTGCATCCAGAGCTCTGGCGGTTGCAACCCGAACCGATGACCTCACTGGCCGACATGCAGCGCTACGTGGATCGTGCGTTGGCGGGGCAGCAAGAAGGTTCGTGCCTGCCGTTTGTCATCGTGCAGCAAAGCACGGGGGCCATCATCGGCACCACGCGGTATATGGATATTGCGCTGACGCACAAGCGATTGGAGATCGGCGCAACGTGGCTGACCCCGTCCAGCCAAAAATCCGGGGCCAATACCGAAGCTAAATTTCTTTTATTGCAACACGCCTTTGACACAATTGGTATCATACGGGTCGTGTTCAAGACGGAGTTGAGCAATACGCAATCGCGTCAGGCCATACTCCGTATCGGCGGCGTCGAAGAAGGTGTGTTTCGCAAGCACCTCATCGCGCAGTCGGGACGCACCCGTGACATGGTTTACTTTGCCATCCTCGATGAGGACTGGCCGTCGGTGAAAGCGCGCTTGCAGGCGCGTCTGCATCGCCCCCGGTAA
- a CDS encoding NAD(P)/FAD-dependent oxidoreductase: MKTDVVVLGAGIVGVSTALHLLARGRSVVLLDRRGPGEETSYGNAGLIERASVIPYAFPRDWRSLWRYAKNNTPDVSYHTRFLPRIAPWLLRYWWHSSPARLARAAEAMLPLIERSVAEHEALMADAQISHLFRRNGWIDGVRSEAGLARAIAEAEDLAPYGLNYRVLDRQALAAVEPSLSDRMAGAVHWLDPVNVSDPGAVTRGYAALFEQRGGQLVRGDARSLKAAGKGWQVQGADSLIEARDAVVALGPWSPDVLRPLGYRIPMAVKRGYHQHFALEDGATLSHPVADIESGFLVTPMTLGVRLTTGAEFAPRDAPASPIQIQRTSVLARQLLPLGAAVEAEPWMGSRPCMPDMRPVIGPAPNHAGLWLAFGHAHHGFTLGPVTGKLLASLITGQAPDMDPAPYGVRR; this comes from the coding sequence ATGAAAACAGACGTTGTGGTTCTAGGCGCGGGCATTGTGGGTGTCAGTACGGCACTGCATCTGCTGGCTCGCGGCCGGTCGGTGGTGCTGTTGGACCGGCGCGGGCCGGGTGAAGAAACCAGCTATGGCAATGCCGGCCTGATTGAACGAGCCAGCGTCATTCCGTATGCGTTTCCCCGAGACTGGCGCAGCTTGTGGCGATACGCGAAAAACAACACCCCGGACGTCAGCTATCACACTCGATTTTTGCCGCGCATTGCGCCGTGGCTGTTGCGCTATTGGTGGCATTCGTCGCCAGCGCGGCTGGCGCGCGCGGCCGAGGCCATGTTGCCGTTGATCGAGCGCAGCGTAGCCGAGCATGAGGCGTTGATGGCGGACGCGCAGATCTCGCACCTGTTTCGCCGCAATGGTTGGATCGACGGCGTGCGCAGCGAGGCCGGACTGGCCCGTGCCATTGCCGAAGCGGAAGATCTGGCGCCTTATGGGTTGAACTACCGTGTGCTGGATCGCCAGGCGCTGGCGGCTGTCGAACCCTCGTTGTCCGACCGGATGGCGGGCGCGGTGCATTGGCTGGACCCGGTGAATGTGTCGGACCCCGGCGCGGTGACGCGCGGTTATGCCGCCCTGTTCGAGCAGCGCGGGGGCCAACTTGTGCGCGGAGACGCGCGCAGCCTCAAGGCGGCGGGCAAGGGCTGGCAGGTGCAGGGTGCGGACAGCTTGATCGAAGCCCGTGATGCCGTCGTGGCGCTGGGGCCGTGGTCGCCAGATGTGCTGCGGCCTTTGGGCTACCGCATTCCCATGGCGGTCAAGCGGGGTTATCACCAGCACTTTGCGCTGGAAGATGGCGCGACGCTGTCCCACCCTGTGGCAGATATTGAAAGCGGCTTTTTGGTGACGCCCATGACCTTGGGCGTGCGGCTGACGACGGGCGCAGAGTTCGCGCCCCGCGACGCGCCTGCCTCACCCATTCAGATTCAGCGCACCAGCGTGTTGGCTCGCCAGTTGTTGCCTTTGGGCGCCGCTGTCGAGGCCGAACCGTGGATGGGCAGCCGGCCGTGCATGCCAGACATGCGCCCGGTGATCGGGCCTGCGCCCAATCATGCCGGGTTGTGGCTGGCATTTGGCCATGCGCATCATGGATTCACGCTGGGCCCGGTGACAGGCAAGCTATTGGCCAGCCTGATCACGGGCCAGGCGCCGGATATGGACCCGGCGCCTTATGGTGTACGCCGCTGA